The window attttttttgtcCAACTTCGAAGATTGATATTTAAACATAAGATCATATTAGGTAACACACCCTGTAATTTACTCGTGAATCTACAATTTATCCCAAGCACCCTGAAGCGGGACTTGAGCCTCTATTGgctaaagggaaaatgacttattaaggtaactaactatttcaattgtccatatataggtaatgttcttttttttgtacacattaaggtaactaacttgttttgtttgttcacatttaggtaatatgaccggctatcacctgtttttgcttatgtggcatccACCTGGCGTTACGTTGCACCTACGTGGCATGATGCAtatatgggaaaatgacttattaaggtaactaactatttcaattgtccatatataggtaatgttcttttttttatacacattaaggtaactaacttgttttgtttgttcacatttaggtaataTGACCGATTATCACATGTTTTTGCTTATGTGGTATCCACCTGGCATATGACTTGAATACGTTACACCTACGTGGCATCCACCTGACATATGACTTGTTttgtttcttcttcctcatcttattcttcaaaacaacaagatgaattTCAAGCTGATCATCCATGTGATTGCGGCTTACCATCTCGTGTGAAGATTTCAAGAACTCCTGACAACCATGGAAGAAAATTTAGAGTTTGTCAAAACTCGATGGTAAATCAATATTGTTGAATATGTTGCAGGAGTTCTTGAAATCTTCACACGAGATGGTAAACCGCAATCGATGATCAGCTTGAAATTCATCTTGTCATTTTGAAGAataagatgaggaagaagaagccATCATCGACcgatctagggtttagaattaggGGTGGAATCGTATGACACAGTTATAGTGTAATCGAATGAAGACAATATATGCACCATGCCACGTAGGTGCAACGTATTCAAGTCATATGCCAGGTggatgccacataagcaaaaacaTGTGATAGCCAGTCAtattacctaaatgtgaacaaacaaaacaagttagttaccttaatgtgtacaaaaaaaagaacattacctatatatggacaactgaaatagttagttaccttaataagttattttcccatatatgcaccatgccacgtaggtgcaacgtattcaagtcatatgccaggtggatgccacataagcaaaaacaggtgatagccggtcatattacctaaatgtgaacaaacaaaacaagttagttaccttaatgtgtacaaaaaaaagaacattacctatatatggacaattgaaatagttagttaccttaataagtcattttcccattgGCTAAAAGACAGCTTTTCAACAATTATTTAATATCACTAGACCACATACCTTTTGATTAATTAACTTAAATAAATACATTCATACATTCACTTAATTAAAATTGTTTAAGTCTCCCATTGATCACATTAGTGGGTTATCCATGTGATAAGGACCACCACTATTACATTTTTTTGTTACATGAAACATATATTCATTCTTGATCTCTAGTATGTATGAAAGAGGTAAATTCACTCTTTACTTTACATTTACttattcttgattcctctttatATGCACCCCATCATGCTTGTCTCCAACAACAAATGggttaaagataaaaaaaaaaaaaacaaatatgacaATGGTAACTTGACACATGATTTTAACTTTTTGATATTTTAGTGGATGATATTATATTTATAGGAAGACAGCTAAATACCCATTTCATTTTCATTGTGGGCACTATGCTTCCTCCCCATGTGATATACTCAAATCATTAGTTTCATCCAAAAGGATGCCAAGTCAACCCTTGTATATCACTCTTAAATGGAACCAAAACTTTTGTTAAAAGCTAACTATTATGGACACCAAGCAATAGCATATAGCTTATGTCACATACTCTCATTAGAGCTTGCACTTGGGCCAATCTGCAAACCCTAAGCCCAACCTCAATCTTCAGGTTCAGGCCCATACACAAGCCCATCTTAATCTCTACCCATAGACATCAAAGCCCAATTCTCGGTCCAAGTTCTAGGTTAGGTAATGAAAGCCACATGATACAAAAAGACAAGTGTGGCACAAATCATTTAACGTAAGTGGACAAAAATATAGTGGGAGATAAAGATGAGATTTTCCCACCACTTTACCATTGATTACACGTTAGGTATTGACAACCACATAATAAAGAAAAAGATAATTATGAACACAAAATTATTAGAAGTGGACAAAAGTTCTTAACTTAAAGCTAAGTGATAATATTATAGAGAAACTTCAAGAAAAGAAAGGTTCAAGATTGTTTGGCCTAAGTATGGAGTCTAAGAGTGTGAGCCAACCTTCTCCCAGGTTTTGCTTCTTCATTTAACCTTTCCAAACTAATTCTATAACCTTTTTAGAATGTGTTTTGGTTAGCTTTTTTATCACAAAAGTGTATTAGGAAAATGTTTATTAGcttatgattttttgaaaaaactgtttttaaaaagtgtttggttagaaaatcaattttttcaaaaaaaaaaatgaaaagctaTGATTCTAGCTTGTAGGAACCCTTCTATTTTGTCTAATCAAAAAGATTGAAAAGCTACTTTTAAATTTCCAAACACATTTttagtttattagtttttttaaaaGCTAATAAGCTATTTTGAGAAGTTAACCCAAACACCCACTTAATCAAAAgattaattataaaattaatgaaTTCATGTTTTTCTAAATACTGACTAGATTAAGTGATTTACTCCCTTTCTTGTAAAGCAATGAAAACAAGCCGAATTTCAAGTGCCCAGAAGGATGGACATGCACAATCACCAAAACTGAGCCTTCTAAGATCGGTAAACCATTCGCAATATGTGGTGGCAATGGTTGCTCATGTGTCACGTATGTTCTCTTATGCTCACGCTTTACTTTCTAGGGCTAGTTTTGATGATCAAGATGAAAAGGGCATTCTTGTCTTTTTGCCCAAACAAGAAATCAAGAACAAATCCCCGTCTCCCCTTTTGGGGTAGAACAAAATATTACAACTTTTGTCTTCGGTCTGAGTTTCAATACAATGCATGTCAAACCTAATACAATCAGTATCCTGTAACTTGTCctgtcatgtcatgtcatgtcacGTGACGTGACCTGTCTTGTCTTGTCCTGAAGCGCGATATGATGTTGCAGTgagaaaagtgttaaagagacgGTGGAGAGTACAGAAGGAGCTAAAGTATTTTGCGAGTGTGGTGAAGGTTGGTCTTGTGTTGTAACCAAAACTGAGGGGTCTGAAGCTGGAAAGACATATTTCGAGTGTGGTGAGGGTTGCATATGTGTGATAGATGAAACAAACACTGTCAAGGTTGTATGTGCTTGAGTTGCACTATTATCTTAATAGTAGCAACATGAAGGATCAAGATCACATAAATGGTGTAATTCGCTATTAAGTTTCTTCCAAAATATCGTGTTTGTGTTCAAGTTTGTATTTAAGCTagtatgtgtttgttatgtaacaAGTATGTGAAGTTTGTGTTTTTCTGTTATTTGTACACCTTATAGTGTTAAGTATATACTATATAGTAACATATATCGTGTGTAGTAAAACAGATATCAATGGAGAACTAAAATAATGTCATTGTTGTCCCTTAATTATGGAGTTGCAaatgcataattagttaattacatCGGTAATTGGGTATATTACCACTAATCAATGAGCTTAGTTTCAAACTTTTCTGAATCTGAAATATCTTACACTGCAATCTGGATGAAGATTTATTCAGACCACATAGCAACTTCAGTTGCTTCTTCAAGAAATTGTTGAAAAGGGAGTAGAAATATAGCAGGAATAAGCACTCTCTTCTGCAAATAACACATTTTTCAAGCATCAATAGGCTAAATTACCAGAAAGAGATCAAATTCAGATTCGTTTATAAGATATGGAGAATTTATGATTGCACTGATTTCATAAAGTTATATCAAAAACAGTGAATCAGTTGGGAAGAAGTAATATGCTTACGATAAACAATGATAATTCGAGTACCAATTACAGTAATCTCGAAGCTAATACAATCGCAGTTCCTTAATGAAATTGTAAGGCCATGAATTCAGGAATTAAAATCAAACCTTCAGAGTTTTCATCTAAATTGATGAACAAAACAATGTAATCTGCTCACGGAAAGTCCGATCCTTCGGCCTCAAATCCCTCCGAACGTAACCCTTAGCCACTTCCTGACTAAACGACTCAAATCCCTCCTGTCCGCTCCTCCGCCACATATCCTCCGCAAAACTCCGGTGCGCATAATACGCCTCAGCACGTACCGCCACACGACGGCCACCGCTACCAGCATCACGAATTTCCGGAGAAACAGTAATCGGAAGCCTCTCGTAATGTCCAAGGGTAATGCCTTCAAGCACATCGAGGCGTTGAAGTCCAGCGTCCGAAACAGAGTAAAGCTCACCGCGGACACGGTGGCGACCCGTCCCAGGGAGGTTGAGGAGGAACGGTACGCCATGGGGACCACGGACGAGAGGTAGGTGGAGGTCGGTTACGTAATTGCCTATGAAAACGGCGTCGTTGCTGGAGATTAAATCCTGCATCAAGGTGTGGTTAGCGAATCCTCGTTTGAGAGTGCCGTATGAAAAGATTAGGGTTTGTTTGGGTGGATCGACGGCGTTGCCGGAGATCGTCATCTCTTTCCGGCGACTACAAAGCTGCTCAGATGGGGTGCCGGCGAATAACAATAAATGAGTGGACAAAAATTGTTTGGAGTTGCCGGATGTTGTTGTGTAGCCCAATATTTGTGAGCTTTCTAATCCAGGGTAACGTACAAGTTTTTATGCGTTGCGTACAAGTAAATGAATAAGAATTATTTAATCGAGAAACACAAATTTCAGCTTTTCAGAATGTGAAAAAGTAGATTTTCTATTTTGTTATCGTTTTCCCATACATCCAATAGTCACCCGAGTAAAATATTCGGAAACCTATAATCACGTCATCGTATGGTGTTCGCTGGTGAACATTTCATTCACATAAATAAGGGATATCACATAAATAAGGGATAATGATCTGAGAGTGTAaagaatttttgattttttttatatttagtcactaagcttttttttttgttatctatttgtcattgaagtattgaaactgttcacattttacccttatgaccggtaacagccggtcataacgataaaatgtgaacagtttcaatagcttagtgacaaatagataacgaaaaaaagtttagtgactaaatatgaacaaaatcgaaagttcgtttccctctaaaaagttcaatgtctaaatgtgaacaaactttctcttgtattatattttagcaaattatttatttttgttaaattgtagcaacatttgttaatgaagaaatctatgaaataaaaaaaacaaaaccctgaaaatatattttaaaaaaaacaaaaaactgaaaccgaaataaaaaatcaatggtttgacattttccaaaataaaaatcaaaatttccaatctgactttggttttacaaaaaaatgaaccattctcactgatgtgaattatgaccattggtttggcatgcggaatttgtgacatcccatgaatacgtagttacaacattgtctgaactcgtaattcatagtaaggggttagagtatcatcgcatgaatacgtagttactgttggattagtgtctaagtccataactattttggtgtgtacttgacccgattgttcatagtccttttgggttgccttcgccaaaagcaacttgataggatgaattatggagagagagagagagagagagagaggagtaattatgattcattaatatattataagaataatatattaaaggagaaatcatattgtttaattaatattagtcaatagttaataagaattgattttgtggctaaaagacattaattaaataaaggggactagaactgtcaattgtgtgatagttgaatattgggctaatggactccatagaggatggagtggacgaattctatggggaaacccattagaaatcgtccaaggcctctaaggagggagtcaatGGGTTGtttagggcctaagcaatcaaattagggtttccttgttagataaccctaatagcctcactatttaaggacccctagggcaccaaaaacgtggccaactaattccttagggtttctacacgtttttgggtgcctacTCTCTTaccattcttcatcctcttgctcttggtgtttgtgagccattagaggagtgacacttgtgactctgagctttctaaagccattacaaaggaggatttgagattgttattgctacataacaatcaaggtaagatctaaaccccaatcttatgttaatatgattaattgtatgctagatctagggtttatagctttggatattcaattgcatgctcattagacaaactagatccaaatgctattagggtttgcatgtgcaccataagaatgatgttttgctctaaacccatcagttacaacatcgtctgaactcttaattcatcacctacaggttatgggtctgctggtgtttccattaggttgtctagaatagtccgtggtcgccatctatactctggtagatgactacatcgccacactgccggttaaggttatggtatctcctttcatcctacatcacctattcatcatcatctatttacctaattatcatcacctttctatcatcacctatctctcatcattttatttcatcacacaccaactatttcatctacccatgtttcatctgcaacatatttgtagatataaaataaatataccgtttaaatcttttaaaacatgtataaaatcgttcatccagcatagacagcaagtattcaaataatatgcacacatagcacgtaatttatataaaatacttcatatctatgtggaagataaaagtaactatatataccataaaaatcccataaatgcttcctaacttcaaaccccaaggtttactctactaaagcttcatattctcggctctctggacctagaagggtctagattcctaacttcaaaccccaaggtttactctactaaagcttcatattctcggctctctggacctagaagcatccagatctataacacaaacttgcaagaggggtttgaggcattcaaaaccccaaagatgaagtgattcaagccctAACCCCAAAATGGAATCTACACAATAGGGAAGGAAAGGGGTTCATTTTTATACCTCAGAAtgaagctccttgcttgaataactCAGAAGAATAACCTTCCTTGGTCCCTCTTGTTGGAACTCTtctcctttcttgcaaaatcacaccaaaaagctcaagatagttcttcctctcactctacacactcaagctcgctagggttctcacttatgggaaaggtagtcgcaattgaaggccataagtgcctttaaatatggctcgggcccaaagatttagggtttctgccaacagcgcggactcgtcgagtcgcctcaccgactcgtcgagtccattcattaatctgagtcatcagtcgcgaccttcctcgccgagttgaggcgtcaactcgtcgagtctctcttcttaactcaaaagaaaaatacttaaattatgatacctggaaatccggatgttacattttgtttttttatttcatagatttattcatcaacaaatgttgctacaattaaacaaaaataaataatttgctaaaacataatacaataggaagtttgttcacatttagccattgaactttttagagggaaacaaactttcgattttgttcacatttagtcactaaactttttttcgttatctatttgccactaaactattgaaactgttcacattttacccatATGACCagtaacagccggtcataagggtaaaatgtgaacagtttcaatagttcaatgtcaaatagataacgaaaaaaagtttagtgactaaatgtgaacaaagtcgaaagttcgttaccctttcaagtcattatccccatAAATAATGTATGAAGAGAGTAGTTtacaattatattaaaaaaaaacaatttataaaTGGTTCTATGTGGTTTTTAAAAACTTGCATTATTAGAGTATCTTTCAAAAGCATTACATCTGTGGTTTTTGTGGTTTTAAAATCAAGAacgattagttttttttttcttttgttaacTCTGTTAAAAATATTAGTTAAATACTTGTGAAATGATATATATGACATTCTTTATCTTTTTTCGTTTATTTAAGAAAACtgtagggaccatttatgtaaataaGAAAAAACTCAAATAAACCTCCTAAATATATGTAGGCTTTCTCCACATCCTGTCTCTCAAACATCTCGTTCCCTTTCTTCTCACCATCTACAATGGCCGTCGGAACAATACATTTTGGCCTCCTTTCCACCCTCTCATCGGTGTTATATGTCTCCACCAACTCTTTCCTTTACCAAACCCTCACCCCCTCAACCCACAAAATCTCCTTCTCATTGATTCATCAAATtcccaaaccataacatcacccaccatcgaaaattaaaattaaaacacAATATGTATAGATTACACCATAAAAAGGTAATTGGTATCCTTTATGTGAGGGGCGGTAGTCGATGAAGACACATGGAAGTGATCTAAAGTCGATTTTTTGATGCGTGTAAGGGCGAAAAAAGGGTAACAAAAACAACCAATTTTTTTAGGAAGCCATAATTTGG of the Lactuca sativa cultivar Salinas chromosome 6, Lsat_Salinas_v11, whole genome shotgun sequence genome contains:
- the LOC111918105 gene encoding putative gamma-glutamylcyclotransferase At3g02910 yields the protein MTISGNAVDPPKQTLIFSYGTLKRGFANHTLMQDLISSNDAVFIGNYVTDLHLPLVRGPHGVPFLLNLPGTGRHRVRGELYSVSDAGLQRLDVLEGITLGHYERLPITVSPEIRDAGSGGRRVAVRAEAYYAHRSFAEDMWRRSGQEGFESFSQEVAKGYVRRDLRPKDRTFREQITLFCSSI
- the LOC111918106 gene encoding uncharacterized protein LOC111918106, yielding MESKSVSQPSPSNENKPNFKCPEGWTCTITKTEPSKIGKPFAICGGNGCSCVTEKSVKETVESTEGAKVFCECGEGWSCVVTKTEGSEAGKTYFECGEGCICVIDETNTVKVVCA